The genomic window catttaattattctattattattatattcttaattttatgaGCTCCTAGGAAAGGCAACTAATAATGCACGTAGAATAAATGTAACTCAACAtgtaaagtattatttattatacgttttatattttatcattatattattcataatttatctataaaacTACTTATAGATAGTTTTATAGATAaacatttcgaaataaatgattatattacttcaagtaatctctttttctaattatttgcTCTTTAACCagagataaatcattttaacaGATAAAATTAGATTATAAGGTTTCTCATAAgatcaaacaaattttatttaatacagtACGAAATTATTCTGATTAATACGAATACTGttataagtattaataattattagtgatctgtaaaatttgttaaccatcgttatttaaataaatagacagaACATTCTTTTAATTGATACAATCTCCGATAGAATTttcgaaatgatatttttactaataatttgttattttttatcgtttaattgtGTAATCAGTAATTTGGAAAATTCACCacgaatcgttattatcggagCTGGTGCTTCTGGTATAGCTGCAGCTtctaaattatatgaaaatggatttaaagatattttaatcttaGAAGCTCAAGATAGAATTGGTGGACGTATTCACACTATTCAATTTGGTATGTAATCTTTTTACGTgatgcttattattattattattattattattattattattttgctctttttttagGTGAATATTTACTAGATCTTGGAGCGCAATGGGTACATGGACAATTAAATAATGTGGTATATGAACTTGCTGCGCCTTATGATTTATTGGAACATACTAATTGGAAATTTTCCCCCTATAATTCTGCAGGCTTCAAGATAAACGAAACGATATTTAAAGATACTattgatattttcgaaaatgctttatataatataactatatctgataaaaatatttctgtcGGCGAATATTACGaacaaaagtatataatattaacatcttattttttcgatatacgTTTCCTATAggcacttttcttttttttttttttttttttattattatcatttttatttattttaagtaaTTAAACATCACGTAACAACGTTTaactatttaaatttatgGTGTGTTTTAGATATGccgaatatttcaaagatcaTCCTGAAATAAATACTACTcttcaaaatgatttattaagattttatAATCTAATAGAATGTTCACTTTCTGCATCGGATACATGGTATGAACCGTCTATTAAAGCAGAATTGGAATATGAAATATGtgaaggaaatttttctattaattggAAGGACAAAGGATATAGCACTATTTTAGATATTCTAATGGTTTATATACTTTTGAATATccagaaaataatttcttattaaatcttataacgtgcatataatatacaatatagaagatatattgtataattttcaGAAAAAATTTCCGGACGCAACTAAAGAATTACCAATTTTGAACAATACACTTTTGAACTCTGAAGTAATTAATATCGACTATACAGGAAATAAtgatatcgtaaaaattcgAACTCTTAATAATCAAGAATATTTAGCGGATCATGTCATAGTGACACCATCTTTGGGTGTTTTAAAGGCAGACTATCAATCTTTGTTTAATCCGCCTTTACCAGAatcaaaaattacaaacatCAAGGTACAAGATGTCTGTCTTTTATAATTCgtattagattatatattttaattaataacattcgaaataatcattaatttattatcaattatttgataattaactGACTTTAATTCTTTTGTAGGGTTTGGCTTATGGTAccgaatgtaaaatattttttctatttgatgaACCTTGGTGGGATTATAACTTCAACTGGGCATTCAGTTTATTGTTTAATGAAAGCTACAGAGATGAATTAGAAAACGGTGTATGTaccaatattttaaaaaatccatatataatatttaatgctatatacatattttatttatttagatttctGATAAGAAATGGATTACAAGTACAACATCATTTAGTAGTGTTGAAAACAAACCTTCTTTATTACTTGCTTGGATAACACCAAAGGGATGTCGTATTTTGGAAACACTTTCCGATGATAAAGTTCTTGAACATTCTATGGATATGTTACACACTTTTATGGGGAAAGATTACAATATTACAAAACCTAGTGCAATGAtaaggtaataaatatatttgttttttttatctaatgcAATTTCTTATTAACATGATTTTTTAGGAGTGCATGGACACAAAACAAACATTTTCGTGGGACCTATAGTTTTCATAGTATTGAATCTGATAAAGTACATGCATCAGCAGAAGGGCTCTCAGaacctataataaaaaatcaaattccCGTACgtaactactactacttatatatactataattacgaaaatatattttttttaatttcactttcttttttattccatttttttcttcagataattttatttgctgGAGAAGCTACAAGCAAAAGTTATTATTCAACTGTACATGGTGCAATTGTATCAGGATGGAGGGAAGCAGATAGACTTATAGAACTTTATGGAAAAacttcataaataaattacttacataaatatactatttgatataaaatatattccatatataaaactaaactaaaacttgatgatatttattcaatgtatgttgtatatattcgtattattatgaacacaattaatttgtataaaaaattaaaattaattaacataataacgtaaaaaagTTTGTGCCTGATTTAATCCAGTCTCATAAGCCCCATGTGTagtagaataaaaattgtcatGCGTTCCTTCACCAGCAAACATTATCACTGGTACAATCTATGATTAAAAagagtatattttataatattatgaattgtCATATAGTTatcagtaaaaataattaaacatttattactTACCTTAGTATAATTTTGCTGAGTTATTGTACCCCAAATTGGTTCTGCTAGTGTACCTGgcgtgattttttttctatcacaaTTCACTGAAATGTGACTGTAACTACCTCTTATGTACTTGTTTGCATTCCATTGTGTTCTAATACATCTTTGCACTTTAGGTATATTATCAACTTTAAGaaaatacttaaataaattcaaacaatCATTTGCAACTTCTTCTTCACTCAATGTTTCAATAATACTAGCACCTTGTCCGCCAACCCAACCAAGGAGTACACCCTGATGATTTTGCAAAACATCAAAACCTGTAAGATCTTTGGTCCACGTAGCCAAGGACTTTTcagaaaatacatttatattatttttgtgccaaataaattgaaatccCTTAGTTTCCGACTTCCACCAAGATTGACCAaaatcaagaaatattttatttattaaaccaAATCCAAGACATTCAATTCCTAAAGTATAATTGAATGGTAATGGAGGCACAAACATgttttgataattttctttcagatGGCCAAGGGAAcatgtaattataacacatttTGTAAAAATCTGTCTTTCATCTGACAgtgttaaaataattgatttttctgattcattaatattaatattttgttgcCATTCTATTACTTCCACGGcactatttaaatataaattatttggaTCTAGATTGTCAGCAATAAGTTTTAATATAGAACTATATTCGGTTTTAAATGAAAGGTATTCTGGACCACCAACaaactaaaaaagaattgataatagaaatatcatataattataatgaatatgtTTTCTTATATACTTACTTTGAAATTTCCCCAACCTTTCAAAGACAATTCATCTAATGTGAAACAAGAATTGTCAATTATAAGGAATCTAGTCATCCAATCAAAAATTCCTttcttaatatcttttatctcgGTTATATCATTTGATTGctgtaaataatttctaaaacgACTTCTTAAAATTCTgccaatattttcaaaattattttgaatttcttgATTCTCACAATTTTCACATTCTTCTAATATATTACGTACAAAGTTATCAATTTCTTCCACCAACTTTAAATCAATTTCTAACCCATTTTCGGATAAAAATACTCCCTCTCCATCCCTACATTGagtatttgataataattgtttttcattACATAATTTTGCTAATTTACTTTGGCCGCCATGTAAAAATTGTGCACCATATTCAATCCAGTTCTCATTCCATGATGTTGATTGTATCCGTCCGCCAATCTGTTCTTGAgctgtttaattattataaaatatgattaattttcatctttattaaatttccttCAAGTGAAAGTGCTCACCttctaataaaagataatttttaaaattggcATCTTCTAAAGCTTTTGCTGCTGCTAGCCCAGCAATGCCTGCTCCAATTATTACAACTTCTGGTTTACCTATCGGTTGTATCTTCATggtttgtatttttcttattttttcgaaGTCGTTTATTGTTTGCCTTAACCAACCATGTATTCTACATAACCCATATAACAGTGAGCTCTATTTGTATTGTAATTAAATCATCATATCAAACTTTTGACAATActtgttattaatttgttttttactcAATATAATATCTGTTCTAATATAATAACTTTCACAATAATTACCTCTATTTATTgattgagaaatatataatcactaataaattataataaaaagcatgtacatatacacacatacatatatatatatatatacatatataaatatacatatatgtatgtatatatatatatatatatatatatatatatatacatatatatttgatatatatttgatatagtaTCTCATAAGATATCGCTTTTCTGggaagtaatatatatatatctattaatgtAAGCAGCAaaagacaatatatatatatatataatatatatatatatataactttgttaaatatattataaaatatgtgcattattacta from Vespa velutina chromosome 18, iVesVel2.1, whole genome shotgun sequence includes these protein-coding regions:
- the LOC124955368 gene encoding spermine oxidase-like isoform X1 produces the protein MFNEPKILIIGAGAAGISAAKRLLEKGLQNITILEAGDRIGGRIHTVEFADNVVELGAQWVHGERGNVVFNLAFPHKLLDSSKILHDFNKQIFVTPKGKIIPQERSIESLKAYYDISDRSMEDLKNAIGSYGEYFCNEFYKIMKEKSFTDKEEAELFLDWFHKFDNSIQCSDTWFDVSAKGITEYWQCEGDSLLNWKTHGYKTLFDLLLNKIPDSKETLMITEKIKFNKEVSLIDYTSTNNVIVKVKDGSKYNASHVIFTASLGVLKEKHSMMFLPSLSERKQRAIKGLSIGTVNKVFLEFPYIWWKEECAGFSLAWTKEDKMQFLESHGQDNAWLCDVFTFFTVDYQPRVLCAWVVRRSAKYIETLSDIDIIEGLYLLLETFLGKSHNIPRPDHMIRSNWYTNSNFRGCYTFQSMMSERLNVQPKDLAEPIMSPDNKPLILFAGEATHDHYYSTVHGAVESGFREADRLLQYQRIHGWLRQTINDFEKIRKIQTMKIQPIGKPEVVIIGAGIAGLAAAKALEDANFKNYLLLEAQEQIGGRIQSTSWNENWIEYGAQFLHGGQSKLAKLCNEKQLLSNTQCRDGEGVFLSENGLEIDLKLVEEIDNFVRNILEECENCENQEIQNNFENIGRILRSRFRNYLQQSNDITEIKDIKKGIFDWMTRFLIIDNSCFTLDELSLKGWGNFKFVGGPEYLSFKTEYSSILKLIADNLDPNNLYLNSAVEVIEWQQNININESEKSIILTLSDERQIFTKCVIITCSLGHLKENYQNMFVPPLPFNYTLGIECLGFGLINKIFLDFGQSWWKSETKGFQFIWHKNNINVFSEKSLATWTKDLTGFDVLQNHQGVLLGWVGGQGASIIETLSEEEVANDCLNLFKYFLKVDNIPKVQRCIRTQWNANKYIRGSYSHISVNCDRKKITPGTLAEPIWGTITQQNYTKIVPVIMFAGEGTHDNFYSTTHGAYETGLNQAQTFLRYYVN
- the LOC124955369 gene encoding spermine oxidase-like, whose protein sequence is MIFLLIICYFLSFNCVISNLENSPRIVIIGAGASGIAAASKLYENGFKDILILEAQDRIGGRIHTIQFGEYLLDLGAQWVHGQLNNVVYELAAPYDLLEHTNWKFSPYNSAGFKINETIFKDTIDIFENALYNITISDKNISVGEYYEQKYAEYFKDHPEINTTLQNDLLRFYNLIECSLSASDTWYEPSIKAELEYEICEGNFSINWKDKGYSTILDILMKKFPDATKELPILNNTLLNSEVINIDYTGNNDIVKIRTLNNQEYLADHVIVTPSLGVLKADYQSLFNPPLPESKITNIKGLAYGTECKIFFLFDEPWWDYNFNWAFSLLFNESYRDELENGISDKKWITSTTSFSSVENKPSLLLAWITPKGCRILETLSDDKVLEHSMDMLHTFMGKDYNITKPSAMIRSAWTQNKHFRGTYSFHSIESDKVHASAEGLSEPIIKNQIPIILFAGEATSKSYYSTVHGAIVSGWREADRLIELYGKTS
- the LOC124955368 gene encoding spermine oxidase-like isoform X2, yielding MGTWRKRKCKIIPQERSIESLKAYYDISDRSMEDLKNAIGSYGEYFCNEFYKIMKEKSFTDKEEAELFLDWFHKFDNSIQCSDTWFDVSAKGITEYWQCEGDSLLNWKTHGYKTLFDLLLNKIPDSKETLMITEKIKFNKEVSLIDYTSTNNVIVKVKDGSKYNASHVIFTASLGVLKEKHSMMFLPSLSERKQRAIKGLSIGTVNKVFLEFPYIWWKEECAGFSLAWTKEDKMQFLESHGQDNAWLCDVFTFFTVDYQPRVLCAWVVRRSAKYIETLSDIDIIEGLYLLLETFLGKSHNIPRPDHMIRSNWYTNSNFRGCYTFQSMMSERLNVQPKDLAEPIMSPDNKPLILFAGEATHDHYYSTVHGAVESGFREADRLLQYQRIHGWLRQTINDFEKIRKIQTMKIQPIGKPEVVIIGAGIAGLAAAKALEDANFKNYLLLEAQEQIGGRIQSTSWNENWIEYGAQFLHGGQSKLAKLCNEKQLLSNTQCRDGEGVFLSENGLEIDLKLVEEIDNFVRNILEECENCENQEIQNNFENIGRILRSRFRNYLQQSNDITEIKDIKKGIFDWMTRFLIIDNSCFTLDELSLKGWGNFKFVGGPEYLSFKTEYSSILKLIADNLDPNNLYLNSAVEVIEWQQNININESEKSIILTLSDERQIFTKCVIITCSLGHLKENYQNMFVPPLPFNYTLGIECLGFGLINKIFLDFGQSWWKSETKGFQFIWHKNNINVFSEKSLATWTKDLTGFDVLQNHQGVLLGWVGGQGASIIETLSEEEVANDCLNLFKYFLKVDNIPKVQRCIRTQWNANKYIRGSYSHISVNCDRKKITPGTLAEPIWGTITQQNYTKIVPVIMFAGEGTHDNFYSTTHGAYETGLNQAQTFLRYYVN